From a region of the Pseudanabaena sp. PCC 7367 genome:
- a CDS encoding DEAD/DEAH box helicase — MKIIHGTWIPQPESEFIQTGAFYVWVETDTLPKKHKKQASDRHPYQLTSEYLADFLRQEIGVKVSIFQRDDQTTATKYFLLPSANNKPLPSPELSRYLETEPLEATGWQSWAIDCCSIVNVIKFLNDLHFLCLHQADQMQLGSDLFFWYHYTQAFQQVILKDQYIPALKYHELPQPKGKRKKATPNWQIYPTWEIISEAYEADLQSYLDYMPLVCVAGRANGNHHNGAIAVYDKETLLRHFSEALLHNLVTNTPIPGTFAKKLGNSLLPGDCLNVRPKPWQGNNDYLETYQQWQVWRQKIVGWQNDATFHLCFQLKEAATEHTDDWQIRFLVSLKQDPSLRIELDDYWYLGTKPKREFLKQFGKDFERQLLLSLGYAARMYAKIWQGLETDKPSGFRLTLSEAFTFLSESAWVLEDAGFKVIVPAWWTPKGRQRAKIKLKAGAKQSAPSKTSKGYFQLDTIIQYQYELAIGDRSITEQEWQQLVNAKTPLVKFRGEWMQLDQSQMKQMLEFWQKHHDQSPEMSLLDLLQKAADADAGFEIDPDQTLAKMMAKLHDPSQIQPIGKLPKLQGTLREYQKRGVSWLQYLEQLGLNGCLADDMGLGKTVQVIARLVAERETSSKSKSKSKAKSKSQPAPTILIVPTSVIGNWHKEINKFAPHLRVLIHHGGDRLQDEADFQAACTKHDVVITSFTLARKDAKLFNTITWQRIVLDEAQNIKNPKAAQTKAILKMQAKHRLALTGTPVENRLLDLWSIFNFLNPGYLGREAQFRKGFEIPIQKENNQVQATTLKKLVQPLILRRVKTDKQIIKDLPDKLEHKQYCNLTKEQASLYEAVVKDVTEQLEAAEGIQRKGLILSTLTKLKQICNHPRQFLQDGSEFTAERSAKLQRLGEMLEEIFAEGESLLIFTQFTEIGTALIQHLKHTLHCNTYFLHGGTSRPKREQMIGEFQDPETEPSAFVLSLKAGGVGITLTKANHVFHFDRWWNPAVEDQATDRAFRIGQKKNVFVHKFVTIGTLEERIDQMIEDKKKMAGAIVGADESWLTELDNESFKQLITLSKQAVI; from the coding sequence ATGAAAATTATTCACGGTACCTGGATTCCTCAACCTGAGTCGGAGTTTATTCAAACTGGGGCATTTTATGTGTGGGTAGAAACAGATACTTTACCAAAAAAACACAAAAAACAAGCTAGCGATCGCCACCCTTATCAGTTAACAAGCGAGTATCTGGCGGATTTTCTCAGGCAGGAAATAGGCGTTAAAGTATCTATTTTTCAGCGTGACGATCAAACTACCGCTACTAAATATTTCCTTCTGCCCAGTGCCAACAATAAACCATTACCTTCACCAGAACTGAGCCGCTATCTAGAAACAGAACCCCTCGAAGCAACTGGCTGGCAGTCCTGGGCGATCGATTGTTGTTCGATTGTCAACGTAATTAAATTCCTCAATGATCTGCATTTTCTCTGTTTACATCAAGCCGACCAGATGCAATTGGGGTCAGATTTATTTTTCTGGTATCACTACACCCAAGCCTTCCAGCAGGTTATTCTCAAAGATCAATATATTCCGGCGCTGAAATATCATGAGTTGCCGCAACCAAAAGGGAAAAGGAAGAAAGCTACTCCTAATTGGCAGATTTATCCCACCTGGGAAATTATTTCCGAAGCCTATGAAGCAGATTTGCAATCCTATCTGGACTATATGCCTTTGGTTTGTGTGGCAGGGCGAGCGAATGGAAATCATCACAATGGGGCGATCGCAGTTTATGACAAAGAAACCTTACTGCGCCACTTTTCCGAAGCACTGCTACATAATCTGGTCACCAACACACCCATTCCTGGCACTTTTGCGAAAAAGTTGGGCAATTCGCTGCTGCCTGGCGATTGTTTAAATGTTCGCCCCAAACCCTGGCAGGGCAATAATGATTACCTGGAAACCTATCAACAGTGGCAAGTCTGGCGACAAAAGATCGTGGGCTGGCAAAATGATGCTACTTTTCATCTTTGCTTCCAACTGAAAGAAGCGGCTACTGAACACACTGACGATTGGCAGATTCGCTTTCTGGTATCGCTCAAGCAAGACCCATCGCTAAGAATAGAACTGGATGATTACTGGTATCTGGGCACAAAACCCAAACGCGAATTTCTTAAACAGTTTGGCAAGGACTTTGAAAGACAACTTCTGCTGAGTCTGGGCTATGCGGCGCGCATGTATGCCAAGATTTGGCAGGGCTTGGAAACCGACAAACCCTCTGGCTTTCGCCTTACTCTCAGCGAAGCTTTTACCTTCTTGTCTGAAAGTGCCTGGGTATTAGAAGATGCTGGGTTTAAGGTGATTGTGCCTGCCTGGTGGACACCCAAGGGACGACAGCGAGCCAAAATCAAACTCAAAGCTGGGGCTAAACAATCTGCGCCCTCAAAAACTAGTAAAGGCTATTTTCAACTAGATACGATTATTCAATATCAGTATGAACTGGCGATCGGCGATCGCTCCATTACTGAGCAAGAGTGGCAGCAACTGGTTAATGCCAAAACGCCCCTGGTGAAGTTTCGGGGCGAGTGGATGCAACTGGATCAAAGCCAGATGAAGCAGATGTTAGAGTTCTGGCAAAAACACCACGATCAGTCACCGGAAATGAGTTTGCTGGATTTACTGCAAAAAGCGGCTGACGCTGACGCTGGTTTTGAAATTGATCCAGATCAAACCCTGGCGAAGATGATGGCTAAGTTACATGACCCCAGCCAGATTCAGCCGATCGGCAAGCTACCCAAATTACAGGGTACGTTGCGGGAATATCAAAAGCGCGGGGTTTCCTGGCTGCAATATTTAGAACAATTGGGTTTGAATGGTTGTCTCGCCGATGATATGGGCTTAGGTAAAACGGTGCAGGTAATCGCGCGGCTGGTGGCGGAGCGTGAAACTAGCTCAAAATCAAAGTCGAAATCTAAAGCTAAGTCAAAATCACAACCCGCACCGACAATTTTGATTGTGCCAACTTCTGTAATTGGTAACTGGCATAAGGAAATTAATAAGTTTGCGCCGCATTTGCGGGTATTGATTCACCACGGTGGCGATCGCCTGCAAGATGAAGCAGACTTCCAAGCTGCCTGTACCAAACATGACGTGGTGATTACTTCATTTACCCTGGCGCGCAAAGATGCCAAGCTATTCAATACAATTACCTGGCAACGGATTGTGCTGGATGAAGCCCAAAATATCAAAAATCCCAAAGCTGCCCAAACCAAAGCAATTTTAAAAATGCAAGCTAAGCACCGTCTGGCTTTGACTGGGACTCCGGTAGAAAATCGTCTGCTTGATTTGTGGTCAATTTTTAACTTTCTTAATCCTGGCTATTTGGGGCGCGAAGCCCAGTTTCGCAAGGGCTTTGAAATCCCGATCCAGAAAGAGAATAATCAGGTGCAAGCAACCACACTTAAAAAATTGGTGCAGCCGTTGATTTTGCGCCGCGTCAAGACCGATAAGCAAATTATTAAGGATTTACCCGATAAGCTCGAACATAAGCAATATTGCAATCTCACCAAGGAACAGGCTTCTTTATATGAAGCGGTGGTCAAAGATGTGACCGAGCAACTGGAAGCAGCAGAAGGGATTCAGCGCAAGGGTTTGATTCTGTCTACCCTGACCAAACTAAAGCAGATTTGTAATCATCCGCGTCAGTTTTTGCAGGATGGCAGTGAGTTTACGGCGGAGCGATCGGCAAAGTTGCAGCGCTTAGGCGAAATGCTGGAAGAGATTTTTGCTGAAGGTGAGAGCCTATTGATTTTCACCCAGTTCACGGAAATTGGCACAGCTTTGATTCAACACCTCAAACATACTTTGCACTGTAATACATATTTCCTGCATGGTGGCACTTCCCGCCCCAAAAGAGAACAAATGATTGGTGAGTTTCAAGATCCTGAAACCGAACCCTCGGCGTTTGTGCTCTCACTCAAAGCTGGGGGCGTGGGCATTACGCTTACCAAAGCCAATCATGTATTTCATTTCGATCGCTGGTGGAATCCGGCAGTAGAAGACCAGGCAACCGATCGCGCTTTTCGGATTGGCCAAAAGAAAAATGTGTTTGTGCATAAGTTCGTCACGATTGGCACCCTGGAAGAACGAATTGATCAGATGATTGAAGATAAGAAAAAAATGGCCGGGGCGATCGTTGGTGCTGATGAATCCTGGCTGACTGAACTGGACAATGAAAGCTTTAAACAGCTAATTACCCTGAGCAAACAGGCAGTCATTTAA